The Mauremys mutica isolate MM-2020 ecotype Southern chromosome 20, ASM2049712v1, whole genome shotgun sequence genome contains the following window.
attatccatcaagATAACTACCAGAtcttttttcagagtccctgcttcccacgaTAGCGTCCCCACATCCTGTGAGTGTGGCCTTGTTcctgatgtatacatttacatttagctgtattaatacacacattgtttgcttgtgcccagtttaccaagcaatctagatcagtgacctgtcctcttcaggATTTGCCACTCCCCCaacttttgtgtcatctgcaaactttattagtgatgattttatgttttctttcaccaGGCCATTAATAAAAGTTAAATATTGTAGAGCTTAGAACCAGTCCCTGTGGGATACTACTGGAACCACACCTGCTTGATGACAAATCCccttttacaattacattttgagacttatcagtgagccaatttttaatccatttaatgtgtgctgttatatttatattgttctagttttttaatcaaaatgtcagggGGTACGAAGTCAAACGCCTTGCAGAACTCTAAGTATATGACATGTACACTactacctttatcagccaaacttgtaatctcatcacaAAACGGTATCAAGTTAGTTGGACCAGATTAGAGTGGGGGGccaggagacaggactcctgggagctttacctggctctgggagaagaATGGGATCgagtgggttagaacaggggggggctgggactgaggactcctgggttctacactcagttctgggaggggagtggggtctagtggccaGGTGTTGCAGTGAGCCTCCTACTGAGTTGCCTGaatgtgcgtggggggggggggggcaatccgGGAGCTGTGCTGGTGCTGCATGGGGGTGAGGAGTGGCTGGGCACTGACCTGTGATGACGTTGATGTCTGGGTACAGCTGTTCAGAGAGCGTCACAGCAGCACTGTCCCTCTCGAAGGCATCACGCAGCTCCTTCTTCACAGCCGCCGAGCCACACAGCCGGTAAAGCCCTACAATCTGGGCAGAGGAGGTGCTGTCAGAGGGAAAGCCCAGCCCTCCCCACTTGTCCCAGGACCCaaggggcagcatggggaggggacagggataCAAAGAGGGAAGACAGCACAGAGCCCATGGCCTGCTGGGATCCTGCCTGCTCAGGAGCCGCGCTCACCGGCTCCTTGCCATGTACCTGCTGTGCTTGTGTTAACTGCGTGGCATGGGGCTGGAGTGCCAGGTGTCCTGCAGAGCCCACTCCCCCACTATCGCCTCCCCCACCACTCACCTTCAGTCCCCGCTTCTCGATCTGGGAAACGCATTTCTGGATCAGCAGCGGCACCTTGGTGGCagtgttctctctttccaccaaGTGACGCAGCTCCACGCCAAAGACCCGGGGCTCCCGGTCACTGGGGCTGCTGGGCATGTCCCACTGCTCCACCAACATCAGCTTGCAGTAGAGCAGCCCGCGCGGCTCCAGCCGCACTGCCAGCTGCTGGGCCCTGCACCCTGAAGAGCAGAGGGCACCGGCACATGTCAGACCGGAGCGAGATGTGGACGATCAGCAAGGGCCAGCTGGGAAACCACAGCATCTGCCCCACCTAAGTTCTGTCCtatgcccccccacagccctgtccATCTGAGCACCATTGGATCCTGGCTCCTGCCCATTTGTATGtgccccccagagtcctgccCAGCTGAACCCCATGGGGCGCTGATCCCTGCTCATCTGTATGTGCCCCCCAGAGCCCTGTACATCTGAGCCCCATTGGGCATTGCCCCCTGCCTGGATGCCACTGCCCCCACTCAGGCCCTTTCCCGATCACCAGAGCCCCTGCCTCACTGGCTGCTCCCGTTACCTCTGAAGATGTGGGGCAAGACAATGGTGCCATGGCAGCACACACGGTTCCGGCAGGTAGCCAGGTCCCAGGAGAAGACAATGACCTTGAGGTGTCGGGCCCCCTCCAGTTCCAAGTTGAAGGTGTGGTTGAGGCTGAGGAAGGCAGCTGTCCATGGCAGCAGGGCCGTGCGCGCCTTGGGGGCTGCGTCCACCTGCAGGACGCAGAACACCTCCCTGGACTCAGCCTTTGGGGGCTTAAGGTCCCCCACACCGTGCAGGTGGACACTGACTAGGCCCGAGATGGGCTGCACACAGCGCGGCTGTTCCAAGGAGCTGTAGGGCTGGAAGGCATCCAcgtccagcctggccccaggcTCATGCCCCTCTGGCCCAGGACAGGCACGCTTGTCCGCTTTGGCCAGCAGCTCAGGGGAGTCACCATCACTCAGGTAGCCGCCCTTGCTGGCTGCCTTGGCACGGTGCGGGCCCTGCTGGGATGCCACGCTGCTGTCCAGGTGGTAGCGGCTGATGACATTCCCTGGCTCCTTGCGGGCATCCAGGGGTGAGGTGCTGCCACTGCCCTCAGGCTCCTGCCCCCGGGGCCGGGCACTACGCAGGCTTAGCTTCCTCCTCAGCTCAGGCAGCTTCTTCATCTTCAGGGAAAGGCGGCGCACGGTTCCCGGGGACTTCACTCTGCCCAGGGAGCGCCCCTTCTTGGAGACggtggggctcagcgggggggatGGGCCAGCCAACCCCACAGCCGCGCTCACACATGAAATCGGCAACTTCCCTGGGGGGAGAGACTTGATGAGACAGGCACCCCAGCCCCAGTGGAAACTGGAATGCATGGAGAAAGGGAGCCCCTTCATCTGGGGCATGGAAGGGAAGGGCCATTACAGAGAGGAGGGCCTGTGAGACCCAGAGCAGCCAAGACTGACTTGCTGGGGACGGAGAGAGTGGCTGATCCCACACAGGGAACCAGGCTGCAGTGGGGATTCGGATGCAGGgacagggacctcaggaggggcTCTATGGAAAGAGGGGGACCCCACGGGATCAGGTGCCCCATGGGATCAGGGAACCAGCAAGGGGGGGCCATGGGAGAGGAGGGGCTCATGAGATCAGGGTGGGGCTGCCACCAGAAGATGGTGGGGCCACGTGGAAGCACCTCTCTGTCTCATGTTTCTGCCATGCTGTTCAACCCACAACACACCCTGTTAGCACCATACCCCTCACCATAGGCCTGAGTCCTGCCGGCACCCGTCTCCTCGCCTCGACCCACTGGCCCAGCTGGGGTAGGTGCATTCTGTGAGCTGGGGCTCTCCACTTGCCTGGCGATGCTCCTGGGGGGCTCTTCATCACCTGGCTCTGCCCTGCTGGGCCTGGCCTTGTCCCTGTCAGATTCCCGGCTCCCTGTGCCACTGCCCCACTTCCTCCAGGAGCTGCCGGGCTCGGTGCCTTGCCTGACACCCACAACGTCCTCATCTTCAGGGATAGGGTTGTACCAGATCTCCCCTTCGCTGCCCATGGCGCCCACCTCCTTCAGCTCTGTGCTGGCGCTGGGGGCCAGCTCCTCCGGGCCCTGGGCCTTGCCCGAGGAGAGGATCCAGTGGCGGCTGCTCCTCTCCAGGTTCTGCAAGTAGGCACCATGACTGGCACATCTCACAGCACTGCCGGAGGCGCAAAGCTCCACATACCTGCACATTGACTCAGCCTCCTCATCACCAGGGGCCAAGccgggctgaggggtggggggtgctgcggCTGGGGGGCTCTCCACAAGCCATGCCTCATCCTCAAGGGCTGGCCCCCCTGTGTGGGTGGGGAAGAACTGCTCCTGGGGCCGCAGAGGGCACTGGGGGTCCCCGTCAGTCTCTCGCCCTGGCCCTACCCCTTCACCCTCATCCTGCAGCTCTGCGGAGGCCGTGGGACTGGCAGGCACCTTCCTGCTGTAAGAGCTACATGGCACGTCCCGGATGCCACATGAGAAcctggcccagctctgcttcctggACACAGTGATGGCTGCCCCTCTCCGACAGCTCCCGTCGGGGTCATGAGACActggctctggcccagggcctggctccagctccaTGGGAGAGTCCAGCATCCTCGAGGGGAGCTCTGTGGGGAACAGGAAATGTGAGCTGAGGGTTAATATCAGAACATGCCCAGCGCACACACATGCCATACCTAGTGCACACCTAGTGCGTACACCAAGTGCCCACCCAGCATAGACACATACACACCATACCCAGTGCACTGTCAGTATGCACCCAACACGCACCACAGCCAGCACACACCCAGTGgttacacacccacccaccatgcCAAGTGTTCTCCCAGCACACACAGCCCAACACTCACTTAGTGCACACCCAGTACAGACACACCACAAACCTCTTAATGCCAACTgacaagggggtgcagaggggtcACTGGAATCTCCTGATTCTGGCGTatacattctggttcaccaaagaatgttGTGGGAGGTCTCAAATAAAAGCTGGTGTCACACTGGTCAATactatcattgtgaaatgtacttACAGGTACTATGTAAAGAGTTATGTAGATATACTGAAAATATACTCAAGACTGTGTCTAGAGACTTGGCACCAGCAAAGGAGAAGAACAGGTTTCTCTCCAACAAGAAATGTTTCTCTATCGGGCAGTTTCCACATAAATTAAGTATTGTATGTTTCACAGTGGGTGCCTTATCACCAGTCTGGACTGAATGCAAATGAAGGATTGTAAGAATTTCAAAACAAACTAAATAGGAAGAACAAAGCAGCTGGGGGATGAGAGAGACCTTATCTGCAGGTAGACATCAAAGGGTTGAGCCACTATGTTTTGGAGGCAAAGATACCCAGGCACCCTTGACTGAGGAAGAAAAAGAACAACACTTTTGTTTCATGGAAAAGGGATAGGAGCGTGGTTGAGGCTGGTATGGGTTGGTGCGGGGGTATGGCCATACAGGCTGATGCTTGTGTGGGTTATGTGGGATGGGAACATGGCCATGTGTTGTTGTGACTGGTGTGGGTTGTATGGGAACAAGCATGGGGCATGGCCTATGGGACCGGAGTGTGGCCATGCAGGCTGAGGCTGCTATGGGCTGTAGAGGAGGAGGTGTGGCCTGTGGGATAGGGGCTGAGGCTGGCACGGGTGGTATGAGAGAGGGCATGACCCATGGAATAGGGCTGTGGCCATGCATTGCTGCAGGAGACAgtgtataaattagctgttaccacttaagaaagaaatcttggagtcatcatggatagtcctctgaaaacatctgcccaaagtgcagcagcagtcaaaaaagcgaacagagtattaggaaccattaggaaacagataaataataagacagtaaatatcataatgccattggataaatccatggcatgcccacaccttgaatactgcatgaggTTCTGTCACCACATCTCAAAaacatatattagaattggaaaaggtacagagaagggcaacagatgACACAAATTTGGGGGAGTGGTTAAGTAATGAAAAGGTCACTGATTCAGatggcttggtaaactgggcacaagcaaacaatatgtgttttaatacagctaagtGTAAATGTGGACATTTGGGAGCAAAGATTGTAATACGCACAGGATGGGggcctctatcctgggaagcagtgactctgaaaaagatttgggagtcatggtggataatcagcagaaCATGCACTCCCAGTGTGATACTGtggtcaaaagagctaatgtgatcctgggctGCATAAACTAGGGAATCTCacataggagcagagaggttattttacctctgtatttggcactggtgcaaccactgctggaatcctgtgtccagttctggtgcccacaattcatgaaggatgtttataaattggagagggttcagagaagatccaTGAGCAtgactgaaggattagaaaatatgcctaaTAGTGataagactcaaggagctcaatctatttatcttaacaaagagaagattaaggggtgacttgatcatagtctatgacttgatcacagtctatgaGCACCTACatggaaataaatatttaataatgggatcttcaatctagcagagaaatgtctaacatgatccaatggttggaggttgaagcgagacaaattcagactggaaaataaggtgtagatttttaacagtgagagttatTAACCATCGGAACAATTTTACCAagggtggtggattctccatcactgacaatttttaaatcagaatggatgtttttctaaaagatctgctctggaaattgttttggggaagtcctctggcctgtgtcatacaggaggtgaGGCTAGATGATCACATCTATGAAAAAACAAAATGATTCGGGAGACGGAACAGCTTCCAgaaaaggagagattaaaaagacttggactgttcatcttagaaaagagacaactaaggggggatgtgatagaggtctataaagtcatgactggtgtggagaaagtgagtaaggaaaTATTATTGACCCCTTCACATAAGagaagaaccaggggtcatccaatgaaatgaataagAAGCAGGATTAAAACTAACATAAGGCAGTACTTCTCCACACCATGCagagtcaacctggggaactcattgccatgggtgctgtgaaggccaaaagtataactgggttcaaaatagaatgagataaattcatggaggatccgtctatcaatggctattagccaagatgggcagggatgcaatcCCTTGTCCTGTGTCCCTaaccctttgtttgccagaagttgtgactggatgacagggaaagGATCATTCgatagttgccctgttctgttcattttcctctgaagcatctggcaccagccgcTCAGAccggacactgggctggatggatcattGGTCCTACCCAACATGGCCATTTTTTTGTTATGGGGGAGGCAGCTCTGGACACTCCCTGCTCAGGATGTGCAatgctgggggaagggatgggctGTCTGCGACCTCTGCTCGAGGAGGGCTGTTCCCTGCAGGGGCCTGAGCCGAACCCTTGCACAGTGGAGTCTTTTGCCACAGCCTTAGCACTCACCCTCAGCCTCCTGGGCCTAGCTGCCTCAGCATGTGCAGCAGGGCTGACAGAGGCGTCATTGTGGGAGCACTGGCTGGGCaggcggggagctcccagcacacagctgctcacagcccctgccaAGTTGGATTTCCTGTTGTTTACTGCCTGGCTGTGAGGGCagtgctccctcctcccagcctggcctagACTGGCCCCGCAGCGTGGGGACACTGGACCCTTTGCAGAACGGGGCCTATCCCCTGTGTACAGCAcctgcctcccacagccccctcctgggaACGAGCCCATAGACCAGCATCACATGGGCACACCAAACATGGGACTGCAGAGAAGGGGCTAAGTCCTCCCCATATAATCTCCACTCGTCTCCCTCCCTACAAACGCACATACCTCCCTACAGACGCTCCTCTCCCCCGCACACTCCATTGCCCCATACCTCCTTCCCACTCCTCGCTCCCTCCCTCACACTCACACTCCccttcccaaccccctgctccccacacacgCACCCTGCTCTCTCCACatgcaccccattcccccccacatGCACCCCACTCCCCCTCACACACTGTGCTCCCCACTCAcgtcctccctgctccccacacacatgcaccctgctccccactcatgcaccctgctgccccccacatcctccccactcccccctcacatgcacccagctccccactcacatcctcctcgctcccccccacacacaccctgctccccGCTCACATCgtccctgctccctcctcacATGCACCCCGCTCCCCCCACACATGCACCATGCTCCCCACTCATATCCTCCCTGATCCCTCCACACATGCACCCTGCTCCCCACTGACACGCAATCTGCTCCCCACTCACATCCTCCtcgctcccccacacacacaccctgctccccGCTCACATCgtccctgctccctcctcacatgtaccctgctccccccacacacgCACCATGCTCCCCACTCATATCCTCCCTGATCCCCCCACACATGCACCCTGCTTCCCACTCACACAAACCCAGCTCCTcgctccccacacaccccgcttCCCCTACACACGCCAACACTCCCCACTCCCCGGACACACAGACCCCACTGCCCGCTCACAtcttccccactcctctgcctcctCACACCCTGCCTGCTCCTCGCTTCCCCCcactcctcactccccccacacaGATCATTGCCTCCACATCTTCTCCTCTTCTTGCTCCCCACCACACTCCTCACtacccttccctcccacacataCGTGCACCACACTActgtcccccacacacaccctgctgccccccacatcCTCTCTGCTCCTCACACACATGCGCacccgcctcctcctcccacacacacgtGTGTGCACCCCATTCCTGACACCCACACATCCCCATCCCTTGGCACACCTGCTGGGGCTGGGTGAGATCTCTACTCACAGgtgctggggagctgaggggcaGGATGAAGCTGGTTGAATCACAAGGGACCAGAGTGGGGGGAGTGGAGAATAAGAAGGAGCCAAGGGTGGGTTTACAGGGGGGCAATGAAGGTTGGCCAGTTGCTGTGGCAGGAGGATGGCTTAATGGCCATTGGCTGGAGGGGTTGATGTGGGTGTCAAAATCCGACCCAGAATCCCCACATTTGAGAGGTTCGAGATTCCCCCAGACTCCTAGGGCCCAGGACCCTACAAAAAGGATAGTATGTGGGCCACACCCAGCAGAAGggcgcagggccgcccagaggattccgggggcccggggtcttcggcggcggggggcccttccattccaggacccgccgccgaagtgccccgaagacccgcggcaggagccccccgccgccgaattaccgccgaagcgggacccgccaccaaagtgcagcccggtcttcggcggtaattcggcggcgggggaaggtccccgccacgggtcttcggggcacttcggcggcgggtcccggaatggaagggccccccgccgccgaagaccgggctgcgcttcggcggcgggtcccacttcccccccgccccagccccagcctcttacccccggctccctcctcacccggagtctcagcgcctcgccggaacagccgcagcgtgtggccggcggggcctgagctccgtcccgctcagagccgcgtggtgatggggcggggctgtgagctccacgccgagctgggggagctgagctcagcccggagctcccagtcccgccccctccccacgcggcttggagcggggcggggctcaggggctccgctgGAGACatggcgcttgatgcgctgaggctccaggagaggggtgggagcctccgctgttctcttgggggcccctgcggagcccggggcctggggcaaattgccccctttgccccccccctctgggcggccctggaagggCGGACCAATGCCAGCCAGGATTCAAACCCCAGAGCtcctgggccctggggctgctggatCTGAGCGGGGGGACAGGTGGGGCGGGCGAGACGGGATCTGGGGCTgcacaggggggcagggagaccaGAGCTGGGTCTGCACAGAGGGGACAGGAAGGCCTTGAGCCACTGCGTCTGTATGGGGagatgggaggagctggggccactgtgtgtgagggggaggcaTGGGGTGATGGAGCCATTGGGACCACATGGGGAATGGGTGAGGTGGAGGCAGCTGGGCCTGCACGGGGAGATGGGCGGGACTGGGGCCGTTGGGTCTGAAAAggtggggaacggggggggggggctgggaccatggggttggtgccgttggagggTATTGTGTAGGGTCgagggggtcagagctggggccTCTCATGAGAATGGGAGTGGCtcgggagcggggctggggccgcTCAGTGGGGTAGATAAGGCTGGGAGCATTGGGTCAGTGTGGAGTGGAAGGTGGACCTGGAGCAGAGCTAGGGCCACTGGagtgggggaagcggggctgGGACCATGGAGGACgagaggggcaggggctgctgcATCTTCATaggggggtgggcagggtggggggggtggggctggggctgctgggtctttgcagagggagcagggctgaggctgCTGAGAggccaggggagcagggctgggtccaCTGTGTGGCACCCCAGTGAGTTGACTCCACTAGCCCTGCAGAGGCACAAAGACCAACAGCCAATCAGGGAAAAGAATTGGCACCATGTGACTCACCTGACAGCACAGGAAATAACACCCCGAATCTCCCGCTCACTGGGTTGCCCCAGTGACTTGATCCCAAGAACGGCAGGGCCCCAGGATCaggctaggccaggg
Protein-coding sequences here:
- the SYDE1 gene encoding rho GTPase-activating protein SYDE1 isoform X1 produces the protein MYTPESGDSSDPSAPPCQLALRGLWCVCTGCALSECWAVCAGRTLGMVGGCVTTGCVLAVVRVGCILTVHWVWCVCVYAGWALGVRTRCALGMACVCAGHVLILTLSSHFLFPTELPSRMLDSPMELEPGPGPEPVSHDPDGSCRRGAAITVSRKQSWARFSCGIRDVPCSSYSRKVPASPTASAELQDEGEGVGPGRETDGDPQCPLRPQEQFFPTHTGGPALEDEAWLVESPPAAAPPTPQPGLAPGDEEAESMCRYVELCASGSAVRCASHGAYLQNLERSSRHWILSSGKAQGPEELAPSASTELKEVGAMGSEGEIWYNPIPEDEDVVGVRQGTEPGSSWRKWGSGTGSRESDRDKARPSRAEPGDEEPPRSIARQVESPSSQNAPTPAGPVGRGEETGAGRTQAYGKLPISCVSAAVGLAGPSPPLSPTVSKKGRSLGRVKSPGTVRRLSLKMKKLPELRRKLSLRSARPRGQEPEGSGSTSPLDARKEPGNVISRYHLDSSVASQQGPHRAKAASKGGYLSDGDSPELLAKADKRACPGPEGHEPGARLDVDAFQPYSSLEQPRCVQPISGLVSVHLHGVGDLKPPKAESREVFCVLQVDAAPKARTALLPWTAAFLSLNHTFNLELEGARHLKVIVFSWDLATCRNRVCCHGTIVLPHIFRGCRAQQLAVRLEPRGLLYCKLMLVEQWDMPSSPSDREPRVFGVELRHLVERENTATKVPLLIQKCVSQIEKRGLKIVGLYRLCGSAAVKKELRDAFERDSAAVTLSEQLYPDINVITGILKDYLRELPTPLITKTLYQVVLEAMAQRQPQDMLSRQNAKETVALLDCLPEIEKATLTVLLDHLSLVASFHDFNRMNSQNIAVCFGPVLLNQNQEPWRQRARSYAHCEEISSAVDFKRHIEVLHYLLQAWPAPYRKGRGVEGRERAQSSCLRQRRRPALRLDLLGSEVVARHRPRGLESPPTNRYAGEWSVCSQEYGLVAGPGHEVNYTEVAGSDSENEVLDLREGLGGPSQTVFVGDFALVDDPEAPFSPRLNLKDFDALILDLERELSKQINVCL
- the SYDE1 gene encoding rho GTPase-activating protein SYDE1 isoform X2 codes for the protein MSASDRWAPGAAWQREEHPRPVRPGRAMAELLLRRTFSRLRGKEKLPRKKERELPSRMLDSPMELEPGPGPEPVSHDPDGSCRRGAAITVSRKQSWARFSCGIRDVPCSSYSRKVPASPTASAELQDEGEGVGPGRETDGDPQCPLRPQEQFFPTHTGGPALEDEAWLVESPPAAAPPTPQPGLAPGDEEAESMCRYVELCASGSAVRCASHGAYLQNLERSSRHWILSSGKAQGPEELAPSASTELKEVGAMGSEGEIWYNPIPEDEDVVGVRQGTEPGSSWRKWGSGTGSRESDRDKARPSRAEPGDEEPPRSIARQVESPSSQNAPTPAGPVGRGEETGAGRTQAYGKLPISCVSAAVGLAGPSPPLSPTVSKKGRSLGRVKSPGTVRRLSLKMKKLPELRRKLSLRSARPRGQEPEGSGSTSPLDARKEPGNVISRYHLDSSVASQQGPHRAKAASKGGYLSDGDSPELLAKADKRACPGPEGHEPGARLDVDAFQPYSSLEQPRCVQPISGLVSVHLHGVGDLKPPKAESREVFCVLQVDAAPKARTALLPWTAAFLSLNHTFNLELEGARHLKVIVFSWDLATCRNRVCCHGTIVLPHIFRGCRAQQLAVRLEPRGLLYCKLMLVEQWDMPSSPSDREPRVFGVELRHLVERENTATKVPLLIQKCVSQIEKRGLKIVGLYRLCGSAAVKKELRDAFERDSAAVTLSEQLYPDINVITGILKDYLRELPTPLITKTLYQVVLEAMAQRQPQDMLSRQNAKETVALLDCLPEIEKATLTVLLDHLSLVASFHDFNRMNSQNIAVCFGPVLLNQNQEPWRQRARSYAHCEEISSAVDFKRHIEVLHYLLQAWPAPYRKGRGVEGRERAQSSCLRQRRRPALRLDLLGSEVVARHRPRGLESPPTNRYAGEWSVCSQEYGLVAGPGHEVNYTEVAGSDSENEVLDLREGLGGPSQTVFVGDFALVDDPEAPFSPRLNLKDFDALILDLERELSKQINVCL